The DNA window CGTTACGTGCATCTTTACCTGATTTACATTCTGAAGCAGTAACAAACTAATATAAAAAACGCTGAAGTTTGTAAACTTCAGCGTTTTTTATTGATTTACCAACTCGCTTTTTTTACACCTGGAATTTGTCCTTTATGTGCTAGTTCTCGGAAAATGATGCGGGACATTCCAAATTTACGCATGTATCCTCTTGGTCTTCCGGTCACGCCACAACGATTTTTCAAACGTGTTGGCGAAGAATCTTTCGGCAATGCTGCTAGCGCCTGAAAATCTCTATTTTCTTTGAGTTCTTGTCGCCGATCTGCAAATTTTTCTACAAGTAATTGCTGTTTATCGTGCCTTGCCACTTTCGATTTTTTAGCCATTTCATCACTTCTCATTATTCGTAATTATTACGATTTAAATATTAAAAAAATTATTTTGTTTCACGATGAACAGTAACTTTCTTAAGACGTGGACTGTATTTTTTCAATTCAATACGTTCAGGATTTGTCCGCTTATTTTTAGTTGTACTGTAATTTCGATCTCCTGTTTCTGTGCATGCCAGTGTTATATTAACTCTCATTATATTTCCTCCTATACTTTAAAACTTAGTTTTTATAAATAGTAATAATTACGTTTTATAGTGTATAAAAAAAGAAACAAGAAAGCAAGCTTTTATTTTAAACTTTAAGATCCGGTTAAAATCTACTTTCAACAAAAAGGGTTTGTTATAAAAAACATCAGGGTACATAATCATTAACTTACTTTACAAATGATTTATCATAATTTAGGAGGAATTCGAGATGACTAACGAAGGAACAACATTAATCCAAGCATACGATGTGCAAGCAGAGGTTTTGCACAAAATTAACGAATTAAAAGCACAAGGCTTTAAAGAGGAAGATATGTACGTAATTGCCAAGCACGACGAGCAACTAACTATGGTTCAAGGACAAACCAATGTTCATTTAGACGCGCAAGAAGATGAGAATATTATGAGTAAATTCAAAGCGTTTATATCTGGTGAGGATTCTACCCGCCATGCATTTACACAAATGGGATTAGGCAGCAGCGAAGCGGACGATTATTACCGACAAGTTGAAAATGGCAAGCTGGTGCTTTATGTGAACAGCGACTATAGCACAACTTATCAGCCCGAAACTAATACACCTACAACTGCTCGAATGACGACTGCTGAAGAAGTACATTTGCGCTCTCAACCAGAGTCAATTGATGGTGTTGAGCGCAATATTCAAGATACAGAACCAGTGAACCCAAATAGTCATCGGGACGAATCAGATATAACGAAGATGGTAGATAACAAAAAAGACCAACAACATTTATTTTAAGTAGCCAAAAGCGTATCCGAATCATCACTCGGATACGCTTTTTACTATGCTTGTAAGGTTTATCTTATATGTATCATAGGGTAAATGAATTTTAGTAAATGGAATCGGTGCGAACAATATAGGAGGAATTAGCATGGAAAAAAAAGAAGATAAACTCATTGGGCTTTTTGATGCACAAGCGCAAGTATTGATTCAAGTTGGTCAATTAAAAGCCAAAGGATATGAAGAAGAAGAATTATTTTTAGTATCTAAGCATGACGAACAAATAGACTTGCTGATTGCTCATACCGCAGTTCATATCGATACACAAGACCGAGATAATTTTAAAGGTAAACTTATTTCATTTTT is part of the Planococcus sp. PAMC 21323 genome and encodes:
- the rpsN gene encoding 30S ribosomal protein S14 — translated: MAKKSKVARHDKQQLLVEKFADRRQELKENRDFQALAALPKDSSPTRLKNRCGVTGRPRGYMRKFGMSRIIFRELAHKGQIPGVKKASW
- the rpmG gene encoding 50S ribosomal protein L33, coding for MRVNITLACTETGDRNYSTTKNKRTNPERIELKKYSPRLKKVTVHRETK
- a CDS encoding general stress protein; amino-acid sequence: MTNEGTTLIQAYDVQAEVLHKINELKAQGFKEEDMYVIAKHDEQLTMVQGQTNVHLDAQEDENIMSKFKAFISGEDSTRHAFTQMGLGSSEADDYYRQVENGKLVLYVNSDYSTTYQPETNTPTTARMTTAEEVHLRSQPESIDGVERNIQDTEPVNPNSHRDESDITKMVDNKKDQQHLF